The Euphorbia lathyris chromosome 2, ddEupLath1.1, whole genome shotgun sequence genome includes a window with the following:
- the LOC136219774 gene encoding uncharacterized protein, with protein sequence MREDGIHILNRYVVHLESNYAINPMQDPIRNRHAWLDVKQRLMMYNNYHIDDVPLALLNPINYHFDGRVKLLPSVIPLGAINSQRHAATHYYTAPLAMNGLDLIQDENILQHDQPMNAGEPIPFDYDSGEDDEEGGSQSEEDSEEGEDDEEGGSQPEEDSEEEDEEGDPREQEVASSESTNQEPMEMGDGSQPLGVEINQNVEPLMAPIGQAAPGQVMQELDMERHEQLPEDIFEFFNDDMVIGGLQEALEADW encoded by the coding sequence ATGCGGGAGGATGGGATTCACATCCTAAATCGATATGTAGTCCATCTGGAGAGCAACTATGCCATCAACCCCATGCAAGACCCGATTAGGAACAGGCATGCTTGGCTGGATGTCAAGCAAAGGTTGATGATGTATAACAATTACCATATTGATGATGTGCCTCTAGCCTTGTTGAATCCCATAAACTACCATTTTGATGGTAGGGTCAAGCTTCTCCCCTCAGTCATCCCATTGGGAGCGATAAATTCGCAAAGGCACGCAGCAACTCATTACTACACGGCCCCGCTAGCTATGAACGGTTTAGACCTAATCCAAGATGAGAACATACTCCAACACGACCAGCCAATGAACGCAGGGGAGCCGATCCCATTTGATTATGACAGTGGGGAGGATGATGAAGAAGGGGGATCCCAATCAGAAGAGGACAGTGAAGAgggagaagatgatgaggaaGGAGGATCCCAGCCAGAAGAGGATAGCGAAGAAGAGGACGAAGAGGGGGATCCGAGAGAGCAAGAGGTGGCGTCTTCAGAGTCCACTAATCAGGAACCCATGGAAATGGGTGATGGTAGCCAACCTTTGGGAGTTGAAATCAATCAGAATGTTGAGCCTTTGATGGCTCCGATAGGCCAAGCAGCACCAGGACAAGTCATGCAAGAACTCGACATGGAGCGTCACGAGCAGTTACCCGAGGATATTTTCGAATTCTTCAATGATGATATGGTGATCGGAGGGCTTCAAGAAGCCCTTGAGGCAGATTGGTAG